From Brassica rapa cultivar Chiifu-401-42 chromosome A06, CAAS_Brap_v3.01, whole genome shotgun sequence:
ACTTAAAGATTCCCTCATACCCATAATGGTTGTCACTATATCCTCTAATTCTTTTCCTAAAAATTGGCTTCACAAAACCAAAAGAGTCATCTTAATTCATAAACGATAAAAGACCGTCAACCGTGGAAATGAAGTTTAAAACGATACAGATCAGTTATTAGCTATTACATTCGGCTCAAAAACTGGCCAATCAACTGAGTTTAAAGTAATCTGTCTACaacgtttttaaaaaaagaCGATATCATTTGGGTACTCTTCTTAGTATTACGTATTTGCCGAACACGTTTTTCTCTTGCCACTTGTAAGGGATGAAGAACGATCTATACTTTGCTGGCGATAGCTCTCTGTCCAGATATGGTAGCACAACAATCgtctgaaaacaaaaaaaacgagGAAGATGTTATGAACGATCTACTACTATACTTAGTTGTGTAATAGAGAAAGTGAAATGTAATGGTTTCATTCTTATACCTCCCATGTTGATAAGTCGCTGCCTCGATACGGATACGGTCTGCTTAGCTGCAACTCAATGAGGAATGTGCAACTTTCGATATTCTTTAACTGAAAAAGGGAAAGAGCAAGCAAATCAAGCAAGTTTTGTGGTTAGATAATTTTCAAGGGTTTCATGAGAGAGAAGAGTGTGGGTTTTACAAATTGTTCATCAGATGCTTGGTTCTTGTTGTTGAAGTATGGAGGTGATGCTGCGGTGCCTCCAAGTGTATTGTTAAATGGGAATGGAAGAAGACCACGGAACCCATCATCGATCCAACGTACTTCGCTAATGTAGTCAGGCACGAAAAACGATGACGGGTATCGATGCCATTCGCTTCCCACACACAGAACAGAACCTGACATGTCAATAAAACCAACCAAAAACTCAAcaggatttaaaaaaattgttattccaGAAGTAAATGTGAGATGCTATCTTCACTTATGCTTGCGATGTAATGAACGAATGATTGGAGAGTGTTCTGTTTATACCTGGTCCAGCATCATCGTGGTGCTCCAGCAGCTTGTAGACCTCTAAGGGAGCGGAATAGCCATTAATTATAGAAAATGTGCGAGCATGTGAAGCACATAAGATAATACCAAGGATCACAGGTCGGAGGTATTTGGTTATCTGCATATCAATACGAAATGTGAGAATCGTACAACCTAATTCTTCTCAATTAATGGAAAATAATAATTCGGAAAATGATATAACTTACTGTCACCAGAAGATTTTCGCTTGTGCTATACTTTTCTCGGAACAGCTCAGGGATGTTTTCAATAACAGCAGAAGCAGAAACACATATAAGAGGGTATATTGGATAAAGGAACCTGCAACAATTGATCGACAATCAATAACATTACTTGTCGAGTATCAGGATATGCTGAACGTATCATATAATCAGTTTTCTCTAGATCTAGAAGCTATCCTTTATAACTGGTCTGAAAGATACAGAAGGATCACCTTTCTTCTTTGTGGGGCTGAAGTGACATGAACGCCAGCCAAATATACATTGGCGAAATCACAACAAGCAAGCTATGGTCATACTTTCTTCTGATAACAGGATACAGTGCGATGAACAAGATTGCCAAAACGAAACACAAGTTGAAGTTGTTAAAACCATTTCTTATATAAAACAACGGTCCTTCAGTCCCATAGAGATGGCTTTCTCCACCCCCTAAGACATTGTACACCAAGAGATTCAGAACCGAAGATGTCCATCTCTTGTAGTAATAGTAATCCACAAGTACTGAGCCTCCCTGGAAAAGAGGCAA
This genomic window contains:
- the LOC103872475 gene encoding dol-P-Man:Man(6)GlcNAc(2)-PP-Dol alpha-1,2-mannosyltransferase — its product is MDLTTTRQRRPLITGSSSSSPKPYSKTDKPSRSNGGDAEDRGLGWFLPFIALCYLRYMSATSNIVHDCDEVFNYWEPLHYLLYKSGFQTWEYSSNFALRSYLYILFHELAGRPAAWWFGGDKVRVFYAVRLFLGLVSAVSDTVLVVAISRKYGKRLGTYAVAMLCLTSGCFFASTSFLPSSFSMYAMSLSSGLLLFEKYAMAVAVSVVGVILGWPFSILAFLPVVIYSLVKRFKQAFISGAVTSALLLGGSVLVDYYYYKRWTSSVLNLLVYNVLGGGESHLYGTEGPLFYIRNGFNNFNLCFVLAILFIALYPVIRRKYDHSLLVVISPMYIWLAFMSLQPHKEERFLYPIYPLICVSASAVIENIPELFREKYSTSENLLVTITKYLRPVILGIILCASHARTFSIINGYSAPLEVYKLLEHHDDAGPGSVLCVGSEWHRYPSSFFVPDYISEVRWIDDGFRGLLPFPFNNTLGGTAASPPYFNNKNQASDEQFLKNIESCTFLIELQLSRPYPYRGSDLSTWETIVVLPYLDRELSPAKYRSFFIPYKWQEKNVFGKYVILRRVPK